TTCCCTATTTGGACAGTATTGATCCTGCCTGTGAAGAAATCGGCGCAGTGAATTGTATCCAAATCAAGGATGGCAAACTCATGGGTTACAATACCGACTATATAGGATTCAAAGAATCTTTAAATAATTGGTTGAAAGGTGAAAAGCCGTATGCATTGGTTTTGGGGACGGGCGGGGCTTCCAAAGCCGTGGTCAAAGCTCTGAAGGATTTGGGAATTTCTTACCTGATGGTTTCCCGAAATCCTGGTGAGGATCCAGGAATAATTTCTTATGAGGATCTTGCCAAAAGCAAATCTGTTTTGGACCGGAATCATCTGATCATCAATACCACCCCACTGGGCACTTTTCCCAAAACAGAAGAAATGCCTGCCATCAATCCTGAATATATTTCCAGCATGCACAAAGTGTACGACTTGGTCTATAATCCTGAAAAGACTTTTTTGATGCGCTCACTAGAAGCCCGTGGCGCAGTAGTGAAAAATGGATTGGAAATGCTCCAACTTCAGGCCGAAGCTGCTTGGAGAATCTGGAACTGATTTCTAATTTGTATAGCTATCTGATCCAAGAAAAATCATTTCTGGAAAGACCGCTTCTACAAATAATTTCACATTTAGTATTTACTATTCACAAATCCTCTTTGTTACCATCAAATTTGGTAAAATGACTATCGAGCTGGTTAAATATCAATTCCCGGCTTCTTCTGTCTCCGGCCTCCCGTCTTCCGTCATCGGTCTTTCAAAGGAAATCGGATAAATGGCATCATTGCGGTTAAAAATACCCCTTCATCATGTACTGGAAAAAACAAACACACGAACAACTTAAAGAATCCATATTCAAAGCATTGGAACAAAACCTTGATTATAGAGGTGATCATCCCATTTTAGGAGTTCCGGGAACTTATTTGGACACCATGGAATTTTACCCGGATGCACCCTTTCTCAAGGATGCGCCTTTTATGTCTGCCATGGTCAGAAACCCCAATCATATCGGAGTACATACCCTCAGCGACAA
This window of the Aquiflexum balticum DSM 16537 genome carries:
- a CDS encoding shikimate dehydrogenase family protein, translating into MRKFGLIGYPLGHSFSKKYFTAKFETEGIKNCQYDLYEIEDISLLPAIIRQNPELEGLNVTIPYKEKVIPYLDSIDPACEEIGAVNCIQIKDGKLMGYNTDYIGFKESLNNWLKGEKPYALVLGTGGASKAVVKALKDLGISYLMVSRNPGEDPGIISYEDLAKSKSVLDRNHLIINTTPLGTFPKTEEMPAINPEYISSMHKVYDLVYNPEKTFLMRSLEARGAVVKNGLEMLQLQAEAAWRIWN